A single genomic interval of Shewanella psychropiezotolerans harbors:
- a CDS encoding NADH:ubiquinone reductase (Na(+)-transporting) subunit D, protein MANAKELKQVLSGPIVNNNPIALQVLGVCSALAVTSKMETALVMTIALTAVTACSNLFISMLRNHIPSSVRIIVQMTIIASLVIVVDQVLQAYAYDVSKQLSVFVGLIITNCIVMGRAEAYAMKTPPMMSFMDGIGNGLGYGAILLSVSFVRELFGNGSLFGVEILSKISDGGWYQPNGLLLLPPSAFFLIGTLIWIIRTVKPEQVEAKG, encoded by the coding sequence ATGGCTAACGCTAAAGAACTTAAGCAGGTTCTATCGGGACCAATTGTTAATAACAACCCGATCGCTCTGCAAGTACTAGGTGTATGTAGTGCACTGGCTGTAACCAGTAAGATGGAAACTGCACTGGTGATGACCATTGCTTTGACTGCCGTTACGGCGTGTTCAAACTTGTTCATCTCTATGTTGCGTAATCACATCCCAAGCAGTGTACGTATCATAGTGCAGATGACCATCATTGCATCTTTGGTAATCGTGGTCGATCAGGTGCTGCAGGCATATGCCTACGACGTGTCTAAGCAATTGTCGGTTTTCGTTGGTCTTATCATTACTAACTGTATTGTGATGGGCCGCGCCGAAGCTTATGCGATGAAGACACCGCCTATGATGAGCTTTATGGATGGTATAGGTAATGGCTTAGGCTATGGTGCTATTCTTCTATCTGTAAGTTTTGTCCGTGAACTCTTTGGTAATGGTTCGCTATTTGGTGTTGAGATATTAAGCAAGATTTCAGACGGTGGTTGGTATCAGCCAAATGGTCTGCTATTGCTACCACCTAGTGCGTTCTTCTTAATCGGTACTCTGATCTGGATCATTCGTACTGTTAAGCCAGAGCAAGTAGAAGCAAAAGGGTAA
- the bfr gene encoding bacterioferritin, which produces MKGQPQVLGQLNNILTFELTAINQYFLHARMYKNWGFEELNHKSYKKSIQDMKHADKLIERVLFLEGLPNLQQLQKLRIGEHCEEMLSCDKTMIEEQILALRSAIEICESLRDYVSRDLLADLLEDEEEHLDWIESQQELISLTGTQNYLQSKINK; this is translated from the coding sequence ATGAAAGGTCAACCTCAGGTACTCGGTCAGCTCAATAACATACTCACCTTCGAACTGACTGCCATCAATCAGTATTTTCTCCATGCTCGCATGTATAAAAATTGGGGCTTCGAAGAGCTGAATCATAAGTCATATAAGAAATCCATCCAGGATATGAAGCATGCCGATAAGTTAATTGAGCGTGTACTGTTTCTCGAAGGCTTACCGAATCTGCAGCAACTGCAAAAACTCAGGATCGGTGAGCACTGCGAAGAGATGCTCAGTTGTGATAAAACCATGATTGAGGAGCAAATCTTGGCGCTTAGATCTGCTATCGAGATTTGTGAGTCACTAAGAGATTATGTCAGTCGTGATCTACTCGCAGATCTGCTCGAAGATGAAGAGGAGCACTTAGACTGGATCGAATCCCAGCAAGAGTTGATCTCATTAACCGGTACGCAGAATTACCTTCAGTCAAAAATTAATAAGTAA
- the nqrE gene encoding NADH:ubiquinone reductase (Na(+)-transporting) subunit E, which yields MEHYISLLIRSIFIENMALSFFLGMCTFLAVSKKVTTAMGLGVAVIVVLAISVPVNQIIYQGLLAPGALAWAGAPDADLSFLKFITFIGVIAALVQILEMVLDKFFPPLYNALGIFLPLITVNCAIFGAVSFMVERDYNLLESMVFGVGSGVGFALAIVLLAGIREKLKYADVPDGLRGLGITFVTAGLMALGFMSFSGVSL from the coding sequence ATGGAACATTATATAAGTCTATTAATTCGTTCTATTTTTATTGAGAACATGGCTCTCTCTTTCTTCTTGGGGATGTGTACATTCTTGGCAGTATCGAAGAAAGTGACCACGGCGATGGGACTCGGTGTTGCCGTTATTGTGGTTCTGGCAATTTCAGTTCCTGTTAACCAGATCATCTATCAGGGGCTTTTGGCACCAGGTGCTCTGGCTTGGGCTGGTGCACCGGATGCTGACTTGAGCTTCTTGAAGTTCATCACTTTCATCGGTGTTATCGCGGCGCTAGTACAGATCTTAGAGATGGTGTTAGATAAGTTCTTCCCGCCGCTCTATAACGCTCTGGGCATCTTCCTGCCACTCATCACTGTAAACTGTGCCATCTTTGGTGCAGTCTCTTTCATGGTTGAGCGTGATTACAACCTGCTTGAGAGTATGGTGTTTGGTGTGGGTTCAGGAGTGGGCTTCGCATTAGCTATCGTCTTGTTAGCAGGTATCCGTGAAAAGCTGAAATATGCTGATGTGCCTGATGGACTGCGTGGCTTAGGTATTACCTTTGTGACCGCGGGTCTAATGGCGCTTGGATTCATGTCGTTTTCTGGAGTGTCCCTATAA
- a CDS encoding Na(+)-translocating NADH-quinone reductase subunit A, whose protein sequence is MITIKKGLDLPIAGGPEQVVHDGPAIKRVAILGEEYIGLRPTMKIKVGDKVKKGQIIFEDKKNLGVKYTALASGTISEVNRGAQRVLQSVVIDIEGEESVSFAKYGAAELASLDSQLVRDNLIESGLWTALRTRPFSKAPAVDSTAAGIFVTAIDTQPLAADPEVVIGTQKADFENGLKVLSRLTEGKVFVCKAPGADIPAANAQVEEFAGKHPAGLVGTHIHFLLPASVNRTVWHVGYQDVIAIGQLFTTGELNTQRVVAIAGPKASKPRLVRTQLGASFTELTANETLDGDVRVVSGSVLSGRTAIGPHAYLGRFHLQVSMLEEGREQEFIGWAMPGSDKFSITRSFLGHLSPSRLFNMTTSTGGSDRAMVPIGNYERVMPLDILPTMLLRDLVSGDSDGAVTLGALELDEEDLALCTVVCPGKYDYATYLRDCLDTIVREG, encoded by the coding sequence ATGATTACAATAAAGAAAGGATTGGACCTGCCTATAGCAGGCGGGCCAGAGCAAGTAGTCCATGATGGCCCAGCCATTAAACGTGTGGCTATTTTGGGTGAAGAGTATATTGGCTTACGCCCCACGATGAAAATCAAAGTGGGTGATAAAGTTAAAAAAGGTCAGATTATCTTTGAAGATAAAAAGAACCTTGGTGTTAAATATACGGCTTTAGCAAGTGGCACAATTTCAGAAGTCAACCGGGGCGCACAACGCGTTCTGCAGTCAGTCGTCATAGATATCGAAGGGGAAGAGAGTGTCTCCTTTGCTAAATATGGTGCAGCAGAATTAGCGTCGTTGGATTCGCAGCTAGTTAGAGACAACCTTATTGAATCAGGGTTGTGGACAGCATTGCGAACTCGTCCTTTCAGTAAAGCCCCAGCAGTAGATTCTACCGCTGCCGGCATCTTCGTTACCGCGATAGATACTCAACCTCTTGCTGCCGATCCTGAAGTGGTTATCGGTACGCAAAAAGCTGATTTTGAGAATGGACTTAAGGTTCTGTCAAGATTGACTGAAGGTAAAGTCTTTGTGTGTAAAGCGCCTGGAGCCGATATTCCAGCCGCCAATGCTCAAGTCGAAGAGTTTGCAGGTAAACATCCTGCGGGTCTGGTCGGTACACATATACACTTCCTACTCCCCGCATCGGTTAACAGAACGGTTTGGCATGTGGGTTACCAAGATGTCATCGCCATTGGTCAGCTATTTACTACCGGTGAATTAAACACTCAACGTGTGGTAGCCATAGCGGGCCCTAAGGCGAGTAAGCCAAGATTAGTTCGTACTCAACTCGGTGCTTCTTTCACAGAATTAACTGCAAATGAAACCTTAGACGGTGACGTTCGTGTTGTTTCTGGCTCAGTTTTGAGCGGAAGAACTGCGATTGGGCCTCATGCTTATCTGGGGCGTTTCCATCTGCAGGTATCAATGCTTGAAGAAGGCAGAGAGCAGGAATTTATCGGTTGGGCTATGCCTGGCAGTGATAAGTTCTCTATCACTCGTTCTTTCTTAGGTCACCTATCACCTTCACGTCTGTTTAATATGACGACGAGTACCGGTGGATCTGACAGAGCTATGGTGCCAATCGGTAACTATGAGCGTGTGATGCCTCTGGATATTCTTCCTACTATGTTATTGCGTGACTTAGTGTCAGGCGATTCCGATGGTGCCGTTACCTTGGGCGCCTTGGAGTTGGATGAAGAAGATTTGGCATTGTGTACTGTCGTATGTCCGGGTAAGTATGACTATGCGACCTACCTACGTGACTGTCTAGATACGATCGTGAGGGAAGGCTAA
- a CDS encoding FAD:protein FMN transferase encodes MKKTLVNWLALVWLAFFVSGCSKPAQIISLSGNTMGTTYHIKVVPSQQLPEANLLQAKIDLALEKVNDQMSTYRPESELSRFNSMNYEETVTVSRDTAFVIAEGIHLYDVTDGALDITLGPLVNLWGFGPDKRPTSIPSEEVIAAAKAKTGMQYLHLDGTKLTKTNPDLYVDLSSIAKGFGVDVVAAILDKYHVDGYLVEIGGELSVFGNKMDGSPWRVAIEQPDVDDREIQQVVEPGDMAIATSGDYRNYYEEEGRQFSHLIDPRSGYPIDHRLASVTVLHKQSMVADGYATAMMVLGTQKSLALAKQENLAIMLIEKQDNGFKVFYSDAFKPYVNQ; translated from the coding sequence ATGAAAAAGACCTTAGTAAACTGGTTAGCCCTCGTATGGCTAGCCTTTTTTGTTTCTGGGTGCAGTAAACCTGCACAAATAATTTCACTTTCCGGCAACACCATGGGCACGACGTATCACATTAAAGTGGTACCGAGTCAGCAGCTTCCGGAAGCTAACCTACTTCAAGCTAAAATTGATCTCGCACTAGAGAAGGTCAATGATCAGATGTCTACCTATCGGCCTGAGTCTGAGCTGTCACGCTTCAATTCCATGAATTATGAAGAGACAGTGACTGTGTCGAGGGACACTGCTTTTGTTATTGCCGAGGGAATACATCTCTATGACGTTACGGACGGCGCATTAGATATCACCTTAGGTCCTTTAGTAAACCTATGGGGATTTGGACCCGATAAGCGACCAACCAGCATACCTTCAGAAGAAGTTATCGCTGCAGCAAAGGCAAAAACGGGCATGCAATATCTTCATCTGGATGGCACCAAGTTAACTAAGACTAATCCTGACTTATATGTGGATCTTTCATCGATTGCCAAGGGTTTTGGTGTCGATGTCGTTGCAGCAATACTCGATAAGTATCATGTCGATGGCTATCTGGTTGAAATCGGTGGTGAGCTCAGTGTATTTGGCAACAAAATGGATGGCTCGCCCTGGCGCGTCGCTATCGAGCAGCCGGATGTTGACGATCGTGAAATCCAACAGGTGGTCGAACCCGGTGACATGGCAATAGCGACTTCCGGTGATTACCGTAATTACTATGAAGAAGAGGGACGTCAATTCTCTCACCTCATCGACCCCAGAAGTGGCTATCCAATCGATCATAGATTAGCTTCTGTGACAGTACTGCATAAGCAGTCTATGGTGGCAGATGGTTACGCGACGGCCATGATGGTATTAGGTACCCAGAAGTCTCTGGCCTTGGCTAAGCAGGAAAACTTAGCCATCATGCTGATTGAGAAACAAGATAACGGCTTTAAAGTCTTTTACAGTGATGCTTTTAAACCTTATGTAAATCAGTAA
- a CDS encoding NADH:ubiquinone reductase (Na(+)-transporting) subunit B: protein MGLKEFFKGIEPQFEKGGKYEKFYAVFEAAYTVFYTPGHVNKGATHVRDNLDLKRMMILVWACTFPAMFVGMYNVGLQAQDALVAGFATPDVWQVSLFGMFGTELNENSGIAALLWYGACFFLPIYAVTFAVGGIWEVLFASVRGHEVNEGFFVTSVLFALTLPATIPLWMVALGITFGVVVAKEIFGGTGRNFLNPALAGRAFLFFAYPLSMSGDSSWVAADGFSGATALSQAAQGTLEYGFNQNWWDAFLGFIPGSVGEVSTLALLLGGAVIIYARIASWRIVAGVMVGMIAVSYLLNFIGSDTNPMFAMPWYWHLVLGGFAFGMMFMATDPVSASFTNSAKWGYGILIGAMAVFIRVVNPAFPEGMMLAILFANLFAPLFDHFVVQANIKRRIARG from the coding sequence ATGGGTTTGAAAGAGTTTTTTAAGGGTATCGAACCTCAGTTTGAGAAGGGCGGTAAATACGAAAAGTTTTACGCCGTTTTCGAAGCTGCATATACGGTTTTCTATACCCCAGGTCATGTGAACAAGGGCGCAACCCATGTTCGCGATAATTTAGACCTGAAACGTATGATGATCTTGGTGTGGGCATGTACATTCCCAGCCATGTTCGTTGGTATGTATAACGTAGGTTTGCAAGCTCAAGATGCGCTTGTAGCCGGTTTCGCGACACCAGACGTTTGGCAGGTTAGCCTGTTCGGTATGTTTGGTACTGAACTGAATGAGAATTCAGGTATTGCAGCCCTGCTGTGGTACGGCGCTTGTTTCTTCCTGCCTATCTATGCGGTGACATTCGCCGTCGGTGGTATCTGGGAAGTCTTGTTTGCGTCGGTGCGTGGTCATGAAGTTAACGAAGGTTTCTTCGTCACTTCGGTGCTGTTTGCATTGACTCTGCCTGCTACAATTCCTTTATGGATGGTTGCACTGGGTATCACTTTCGGTGTGGTTGTGGCCAAAGAGATCTTCGGTGGTACGGGACGTAACTTCCTTAACCCAGCACTGGCTGGTCGTGCCTTCCTATTCTTCGCTTACCCGCTCAGCATGTCTGGTGACAGCTCTTGGGTTGCTGCAGACGGTTTCTCTGGTGCTACTGCACTGAGTCAAGCGGCTCAAGGCACATTAGAATATGGATTCAACCAAAATTGGTGGGATGCCTTCCTAGGTTTCATTCCTGGTTCTGTCGGTGAAGTGTCTACCCTTGCTCTCTTGCTCGGTGGCGCGGTGATCATATACGCACGTATCGCATCATGGCGCATCGTTGCCGGTGTGATGGTCGGTATGATTGCTGTTTCTTACCTATTGAACTTTATCGGTAGTGACACGAATCCTATGTTCGCTATGCCTTGGTACTGGCACCTTGTTTTAGGTGGTTTTGCCTTCGGTATGATGTTTATGGCGACTGACCCTGTATCGGCTTCGTTCACTAACTCGGCAAAGTGGGGTTACGGGATCTTGATTGGTGCAATGGCAGTGTTTATCCGTGTCGTTAACCCAGCGTTCCCAGAAGGTATGATGTTGGCCATCTTATTCGCCAACCTGTTTGCTCCACTATTTGACCATTTTGTTGTTCAGGCAAATATCAAGCGGAGGATTGCACGTGGCTAG
- the bfr gene encoding bacterioferritin translates to MKGNQEVIDTLNQLLTGELSAMDQYFVHGLMYEDWGLNELHTRISHESDDERVHAGKLVQRILFLEGTPDVASREPLNIGKNTQEMLQNDLNYEYQVADNLRKAIALCEQKQDYQTREILAVLLEETESDHMYWLEKQLGLIGRVGLQNYLQSMI, encoded by the coding sequence ATGAAAGGCAACCAAGAGGTTATCGATACACTCAACCAGCTGCTGACTGGCGAGCTATCAGCAATGGATCAGTACTTCGTTCACGGTTTAATGTATGAGGATTGGGGGCTAAATGAGCTTCATACCCGAATCTCCCATGAGTCGGATGATGAGAGAGTTCATGCTGGTAAGTTAGTGCAGCGTATTTTATTTCTCGAGGGCACTCCCGACGTCGCCAGTCGTGAGCCGTTAAATATTGGTAAGAATACTCAGGAGATGCTGCAAAATGATCTCAATTACGAGTATCAAGTAGCCGATAATCTACGTAAGGCAATTGCTTTATGTGAACAGAAGCAAGACTATCAGACTCGTGAGATCTTAGCGGTTTTGTTAGAGGAGACTGAATCGGATCATATGTATTGGCTAGAGAAGCAGCTAGGACTTATAGGCAGAGTTGGTCTGCAAAACTATCTTCAATCTATGATCTAG
- the nqrM gene encoding (Na+)-NQR maturation NqrM, whose amino-acid sequence MSTFIAAFVVLLLFFLLMSIGYLVKRTAVAGSCGGLGVLGIDKACDCDDPCDNRKAKMAVEDERREKLAKDRII is encoded by the coding sequence ATGAGTACATTTATCGCGGCATTTGTTGTTTTATTGCTGTTTTTTCTTTTGATGTCTATTGGCTATCTCGTTAAGCGAACTGCAGTTGCAGGAAGTTGTGGTGGCTTAGGGGTGTTAGGGATCGATAAAGCGTGCGATTGCGATGATCCTTGTGACAATCGTAAAGCAAAAATGGCTGTCGAAGATGAGAGACGTGAAAAACTCGCCAAAGACCGCATCATCTAG
- a CDS encoding Na(+)-translocating NADH-quinone reductase subunit C, with protein MASNKDSFGRTLFVVVGLCFICSIFVSTAAVILRPIQIENKLLDKQKYILEAAGLTADSGAPLTKADVLEKYNKYVVAKLVDLKTGDWVEGDADSFDADKVSRDVANSFKPENDVASVKRVANTAVVYIVSDDQGQLKTLILPIKGYGLWSTMYAFLAIEPDMNTIQSLVYYAFTGSGETPGLGGEVQNPIWMAKWHGKKLYDAQGNLAIKVTKNPVVAASVHGVDALSGATLTGNGVQNSLDFWLGEEGFAHFIEKFRNGGLS; from the coding sequence GTGGCTAGTAACAAAGATTCCTTTGGCAGAACCCTCTTTGTCGTGGTTGGTTTATGTTTCATCTGTTCGATCTTCGTATCGACTGCAGCTGTAATATTAAGGCCAATCCAGATTGAGAATAAACTGCTGGATAAGCAAAAATACATTCTTGAAGCTGCCGGCCTCACTGCTGATAGTGGAGCTCCTTTGACTAAAGCCGACGTACTTGAAAAATACAACAAGTATGTTGTGGCTAAGCTTGTCGACTTAAAGACCGGTGACTGGGTTGAAGGTGATGCAGATTCATTCGATGCCGATAAGGTTTCTCGTGATGTCGCTAATTCATTTAAGCCTGAGAACGATGTCGCCTCGGTTAAGCGTGTAGCAAACACTGCGGTTGTCTATATTGTCAGTGATGACCAAGGGCAACTAAAGACACTGATTTTACCGATTAAAGGCTACGGTCTTTGGTCAACCATGTATGCATTCCTGGCCATCGAGCCTGATATGAATACTATTCAGAGTCTGGTTTACTATGCATTTACCGGTTCGGGTGAGACTCCGGGTCTAGGTGGTGAAGTTCAAAACCCAATCTGGATGGCGAAATGGCATGGTAAGAAGCTCTATGACGCACAAGGTAACTTAGCGATTAAGGTCACTAAGAACCCAGTTGTTGCGGCTTCTGTCCACGGTGTAGATGCGCTATCTGGTGCAACCTTGACCGGTAACGGTGTTCAAAACTCACTTGATTTTTGGTTAGGTGAGGAAGGTTTTGCTCACTTCATCGAGAAATTTCGTAATGGAGGACTGAGCTAA
- the nqrF gene encoding NADH:ubiquinone reductase (Na(+)-transporting) subunit F: MDILKSTPLEVYLGVSMFTAIVLGLVLIILFAKSKLVNSGDITISINDDPEKGIKLPAGGKLLGALAESGIFVSSACGGGGTCGQCKVHIKSGGGDILPTELDHISKGEAREGCRLSCQVSVKTDMDIVLEEEIFGVKKWECTVISNDNKATFIKELKLQIPGGDSVPFRAGGYIQIEAPVHHVKYAEFEIPAQYRGDWEHFGFFKLESKVEDETIRAYSMANYPEEAGIIMLNVRIATPPPRNLTLPCGKMSSYIFSLKEGDKVTISGPFGEFFAKETDNEMIFVGGGAGMAPMRSHIFDQLKRLKTDRKISFWYGARSKREMFYVEDFDGLASDNENFDWHVALSDPQPEDNWEGKTGFIHNVLYESYLRDHDAPEDCEFYMCGPPMMNAAVIGMLKDLGVEDENILLDDFGG, encoded by the coding sequence ATGGATATTCTTAAATCTACTCCACTCGAGGTTTACCTCGGTGTGAGTATGTTTACTGCTATCGTCTTAGGTTTGGTACTAATCATCTTGTTTGCCAAGTCAAAGTTGGTAAATAGCGGTGACATTACAATTAGTATCAATGATGATCCTGAGAAAGGCATAAAATTGCCTGCAGGTGGCAAATTACTAGGTGCATTGGCCGAGAGCGGTATTTTCGTCTCTAGTGCATGTGGTGGTGGTGGTACTTGTGGTCAGTGTAAAGTACATATTAAATCAGGTGGTGGTGATATTTTGCCAACTGAGTTGGATCATATCAGCAAAGGTGAGGCTCGTGAGGGCTGTCGTTTATCTTGTCAGGTAAGCGTTAAAACTGATATGGATATCGTGCTCGAAGAAGAGATCTTTGGTGTTAAGAAGTGGGAATGTACCGTTATCTCTAATGATAACAAGGCCACTTTCATCAAAGAGCTTAAGCTTCAAATACCTGGTGGTGATTCGGTTCCGTTCCGCGCCGGTGGTTATATTCAAATTGAAGCCCCTGTACATCATGTTAAATATGCAGAGTTCGAAATTCCTGCACAATATCGTGGTGACTGGGAGCACTTTGGCTTCTTCAAGCTAGAGTCTAAAGTAGAAGATGAAACAATCCGTGCATACTCTATGGCGAACTATCCTGAAGAGGCTGGTATCATCATGTTGAACGTGCGTATTGCAACACCTCCGCCACGTAACTTAACTCTGCCTTGCGGTAAGATGTCTTCGTACATCTTCAGCTTGAAAGAGGGTGATAAGGTGACTATTTCTGGTCCGTTTGGCGAGTTCTTCGCTAAAGAAACGGACAACGAGATGATCTTTGTCGGTGGTGGTGCAGGCATGGCGCCAATGCGTTCTCATATCTTCGATCAGCTTAAGCGTCTTAAGACAGACCGCAAGATAAGCTTCTGGTATGGTGCCCGCTCTAAGCGTGAAATGTTCTATGTCGAAGACTTCGATGGCCTGGCGTCAGATAACGAAAACTTCGATTGGCATGTTGCACTATCAGATCCTCAGCCTGAGGATAATTGGGAAGGCAAGACTGGTTTCATTCATAATGTACTGTATGAAAGCTATTTGCGTGACCATGATGCGCCGGAAGATTGTGAATTCTACATGTGTGGCCCTCCAATGATGAACGCGGCCGTTATCGGTATGCTGAAAGATCTTGGTGTCGAAGATGAAAACATCCTTCTGGATGACTTCGGCGGCTAA